Proteins from one Deinococcus actinosclerus genomic window:
- a CDS encoding ABC transporter permease has protein sequence MTVAAAAKTRDRTRFQEFWTSPAVRKLRRNPLAITGLLITLIFGLVALFAPLIAKPSGNCLRDLNITSANEVYNPGRAAFWAAVFAPPESCYRTERLSFQQQPTAPSAEAPFGTVNGYNIFYGLIWGTRTALKMAFIIVGVTLVIGVIIGAISGYYGGWIDNLIQRFIDVLFSLPPLILTVVILTILRARFQSGAGDYDPTLPIIVASCVTGWAGYARLIRGEVLRTRQLEYVDAARSLGARDFRLIMKHVVPNSIAAVFTIAVLDLATVPLGIAGLSFLGLGFEPGFSEWGQLVDAARAWLKPEYWYVLVYPSVFIVLFSLAFNLFGDGLRDALDPKSR, from the coding sequence ATGACTGTCGCCGCCGCCGCCAAAACGCGGGACCGCACGCGCTTCCAGGAGTTCTGGACGAGCCCCGCCGTCCGCAAACTGCGCCGCAACCCCCTGGCCATCACTGGCCTGCTCATCACCCTGATCTTCGGCCTGGTGGCCCTGTTCGCGCCGCTGATCGCCAAGCCCAGCGGCAACTGCCTGCGCGACCTGAACATCACGTCGGCGAACGAGGTGTACAACCCGGGTCGCGCGGCCTTCTGGGCGGCCGTGTTCGCCCCCCCTGAAAGCTGCTACCGCACCGAACGCCTGAGCTTCCAGCAGCAGCCCACGGCACCCAGCGCCGAAGCGCCCTTCGGGACAGTCAACGGCTACAACATCTTCTACGGCCTGATCTGGGGTACCCGCACGGCCCTGAAGATGGCGTTTATCATCGTGGGCGTGACCCTGGTGATCGGCGTGATCATCGGCGCGATCAGCGGCTACTACGGCGGCTGGATCGACAACCTGATCCAGCGGTTCATCGACGTGCTGTTCTCCCTGCCGCCCCTGATCCTGACCGTGGTGATCCTGACCATCCTGCGCGCCCGCTTCCAGAGCGGCGCCGGGGATTACGACCCGACACTGCCGATCATCGTGGCCTCCTGCGTGACCGGCTGGGCCGGCTACGCCCGCCTGATCCGCGGCGAGGTGCTGCGGACCCGGCAGCTGGAATACGTGGACGCTGCGCGCAGCCTCGGCGCACGCGACTTCCGCCTGATCATGAAGCACGTGGTGCCCAACAGCATCGCCGCCGTGTTCACGATCGCCGTGCTGGATCTGGCCACCGTGCCGCTGGGTATCGCCGGCCTGTCCTTCCTGGGCCTGGGCTTCGAACCCGGCTTCTCCGAATGGGGCCAGCTCGTCGACGCCGCGCGCGCCTGGCTGAAACCCGAGTACTGGTACGTGCTGGTGTACCCGTCCGTGTTCATCGTGCTGTTCAGCCTCGCGTTCAACCTGTTCGGTGACGGTCTGCGCGACGCCCTGGATCCCAAGTCCCGCTGA
- a CDS encoding ABC transporter substrate-binding protein produces MKKVAALATLLTLTTALAVAPKDTLVIQESADIPTMDPGVTYDTASGAITENLYETLLTYSGASLTKLEPLLATKWTISNGGKTYTFDLRKGVKFHSGNAMTCADAEYSFERNLVTNSAESGNWFISESLLGTGANANDDKTITWARIDKAVECNNAGQLVFTLPAVDPAFLAKLAYTGQSIVDSKHAAKIGEWSGKEADWKAWVGKDLTNSNLSKQPSGTGAYKFVRKDANAFLATAFDGYWGKKPAIKNIVIQKVSELAARQQAFLKGDADLIEGGGRAVDEEQIKGKPGVVWQDGFPSTSATAFFMNENIKATGLLGSGKLDGKGIPANFFKDANVRRGFSYAFNYDQYIQDVQKGKGKQRTMLLPDTFPGYDAKVNTYTFDAAKAKQFFQRAWGGQVWKNGFVLTANYRAGSVPSQTAMEILKKNIEALNPKFRVNIQAKQWSEMLASSKKGEEAMIVIGWAPDYADPDNFMYTFYSSNGYYFPRNNWKDTQVDKWLEQARNTVNTAERNRLYSLVGKKAYEQAPYILMPAPVGYSFMRDSLVGADQKSFNPMISFSYTGTFWKELSKK; encoded by the coding sequence ATGAAAAAAGTTGCTGCGCTCGCCACCCTGCTGACCCTGACGACTGCCCTGGCCGTCGCGCCCAAAGACACCCTGGTCATCCAGGAGTCCGCCGATATTCCCACCATGGACCCCGGCGTGACCTACGACACGGCCTCCGGCGCCATCACCGAGAACCTGTACGAGACCCTGCTGACCTACAGCGGCGCCAGCCTCACCAAGCTTGAGCCCCTGCTCGCCACCAAGTGGACGATCAGCAACGGCGGCAAGACCTACACCTTCGACCTGCGTAAGGGCGTGAAGTTCCACAGCGGCAACGCCATGACCTGCGCCGACGCCGAATACAGCTTCGAGCGTAACCTGGTGACCAACAGCGCCGAATCCGGCAACTGGTTCATCTCCGAGAGCCTCCTGGGCACCGGCGCCAACGCCAACGACGACAAGACCATCACCTGGGCCCGCATCGACAAGGCCGTCGAGTGCAACAACGCCGGCCAGCTGGTCTTCACCCTGCCCGCCGTGGATCCGGCTTTCCTGGCCAAGCTGGCCTACACCGGCCAGAGCATCGTGGACAGCAAGCACGCCGCCAAGATCGGCGAGTGGAGCGGCAAGGAAGCCGACTGGAAAGCCTGGGTCGGCAAGGACCTGACCAACAGCAACCTCAGCAAGCAGCCCAGCGGCACCGGCGCGTACAAGTTCGTCCGCAAGGACGCCAACGCCTTCCTGGCCACCGCCTTCGACGGCTACTGGGGCAAGAAACCCGCCATCAAGAACATCGTGATCCAGAAGGTCAGCGAGCTCGCCGCGCGCCAGCAGGCCTTCCTGAAGGGCGACGCCGACCTGATCGAAGGCGGCGGCCGCGCTGTGGACGAGGAGCAGATCAAGGGCAAGCCCGGCGTGGTCTGGCAGGACGGCTTCCCCAGCACCTCCGCGACCGCGTTCTTCATGAACGAAAACATCAAGGCGACCGGCCTGCTGGGCAGCGGCAAGCTGGACGGCAAGGGCATCCCCGCCAACTTCTTCAAGGACGCTAACGTGCGCCGCGGCTTCAGCTACGCCTTCAACTATGACCAATACATCCAGGACGTCCAGAAGGGCAAAGGCAAACAGCGCACCATGCTGCTCCCCGACACCTTCCCCGGCTACGACGCCAAGGTGAACACCTACACCTTCGACGCGGCCAAGGCCAAGCAGTTCTTCCAGCGCGCCTGGGGCGGCCAGGTCTGGAAAAACGGCTTCGTCCTGACGGCCAACTACCGCGCCGGCAGCGTGCCCTCGCAGACCGCCATGGAAATCCTGAAGAAGAACATCGAAGCGCTGAACCCCAAGTTCCGCGTGAACATCCAGGCCAAACAGTGGAGCGAGATGCTCGCGTCTTCCAAGAAGGGCGAGGAAGCCATGATCGTCATTGGCTGGGCGCCTGACTACGCCGACCCGGACAACTTCATGTACACCTTCTACAGCAGCAACGGGTACTACTTCCCCCGCAACAACTGGAAGGACACCCAGGTCGACAAGTGGCTCGAGCAGGCCCGCAACACGGTGAACACCGCCGAGCGTAACCGCCTGTACAGCCTCGTGGGCAAGAAAGCCTACGAGCAGGCCCCGTACATCCTGATGCCCGCTCCCGTGGGCTACAGCTTCATGCGCGACAGCCTGGTGGGCGCCGATCAGAAGAGCTTCAACCCCATGATCTCCTTCAGCTACACCGGCACCTTCTGGAAGGAACTCAGCAAGAAGTAA
- a CDS encoding ABC transporter permease, producing MLNFIVKRLIQIPVVMLVLSLMIVGLTQLLTPEQRAAPYIRSEQQAARLEQIIEQRGLRDPFPVQYGRWLGSTLQGDLGYSKASNQDVIATIKERLPRTIELTILTAIPILLISVWLGTLSALHKDKFIDQFLRVVVVLGYSLPSFVVGILLLAVFYAYLGWLPGSGQLNVVNTFALGDIRTYTGLLTIDAALNGRWDIAWDALQHMILPALTLVIVLSANIIKVMRNNMLEALTSDYVRTARAKGLAPKAVNRKHARRNALLSIVTLGGFLIIGLLGGSLITETIFAFPGVGQWVVQAAVGVDLAAVLGFAMLTAVIVVLVSTVVDILYGVIDPRVRFD from the coding sequence ATGCTTAACTTCATCGTGAAACGACTCATCCAGATTCCTGTGGTGATGCTCGTTCTCTCGCTGATGATCGTCGGCCTGACCCAGCTGCTCACCCCTGAGCAGCGGGCCGCGCCGTACATCCGCAGCGAACAGCAGGCCGCGCGCCTGGAACAGATCATCGAGCAGCGTGGCCTGCGCGACCCCTTCCCCGTGCAGTACGGCCGCTGGCTGGGCAGCACCCTTCAGGGTGACCTGGGGTACTCCAAGGCCAGCAACCAGGACGTGATCGCCACCATCAAGGAACGCCTGCCGCGGACCATCGAGCTGACGATCCTGACCGCGATTCCGATTCTGCTGATCAGCGTGTGGCTGGGGACCCTGAGCGCCCTGCACAAGGACAAGTTCATCGACCAGTTCCTGCGCGTGGTCGTCGTCCTGGGGTACTCGCTGCCCAGCTTCGTGGTGGGCATCCTGCTGCTGGCCGTGTTCTATGCCTACCTGGGCTGGCTGCCTGGCTCGGGGCAGCTGAACGTCGTGAATACCTTCGCGCTGGGCGACATCAGGACCTACACGGGGCTGCTGACCATCGACGCCGCCCTGAACGGCCGCTGGGACATTGCCTGGGACGCCCTGCAACACATGATCCTGCCTGCCCTCACCCTGGTCATCGTGCTCAGCGCGAACATCATCAAGGTGATGCGCAACAACATGCTTGAGGCCCTGACCAGCGACTACGTGCGCACCGCCCGCGCCAAGGGTCTGGCACCGAAGGCCGTCAACCGTAAGCACGCCCGCCGCAACGCCCTGCTGAGCATCGTCACGCTGGGGGGTTTCCTGATCATCGGGCTGCTGGGCGGCTCGCTGATCACCGAGACGATCTTCGCGTTCCCTGGTGTCGGCCAGTGGGTCGTGCAGGCTGCCGTGGGTGTCGATCTGGCCGCCGTGCTGGGCTTTGCCATGCTGACGGCTGTGATCGTGGTGCTCGTCAGCACCGTCGTGGACATCCTGTACGGCGTGATCGACCCCCGCGTGAGGTTCGACTGA
- the accC gene encoding acetyl-CoA carboxylase biotin carboxylase subunit yields MFKKILIANRGEIALRVIRTAREMGVKTVVVYSTADEKSLPVLLADESVCVGPPASNQSYLNIPNILSAALMTGAEGIHPGYGFMAENPDFAEMCREHGITFIGPTPESMRALGSKAGGREIAALSNVPVVPGTGVLDTVDDALLAAKQIGYPVLLKASAGGGGRGQKVIRTQEELAKGFAQAQEEARLYFGDPAIIMEKFLEEFRHVEVQVMGDGQGHVIHIGERDCSIQRRNQKLIEEAPSTLPDTLRQEILAAGVRLAKHVNYAGAGTLEFIVDRDGNYYFMEMNTRIQVEHCVSEEISGLDFVKLQLEIAAGYGLKLQQEDVVLRGHAIECRLNAEDPDKDFRPAAGKIDDVHFAGGPGVRVDSHCYTGYVIPPHYDSLIGKLIVHHDTREQAIARMKRALEETVIQGPKTTIPLYVKIMDNPFYKRGAVMTNFLKTRMEM; encoded by the coding sequence ATGTTCAAGAAGATCCTGATCGCCAACCGTGGCGAGATTGCCCTGCGCGTCATCCGGACGGCGCGGGAGATGGGCGTGAAGACGGTCGTGGTGTACTCCACGGCGGACGAGAAGAGCCTGCCGGTGCTGCTGGCGGACGAATCCGTATGCGTGGGCCCGCCCGCGAGCAACCAGTCGTACCTGAACATCCCGAACATCCTCTCGGCGGCGCTGATGACGGGTGCGGAGGGCATTCACCCGGGGTACGGCTTCATGGCGGAGAACCCGGACTTCGCGGAGATGTGCCGCGAGCACGGCATCACGTTCATCGGGCCGACGCCCGAGAGCATGCGCGCGCTGGGCAGTAAGGCCGGTGGGCGCGAGATCGCCGCGCTGAGCAACGTGCCGGTCGTGCCGGGCACCGGCGTGCTGGACACCGTGGACGACGCGCTGCTGGCCGCCAAGCAGATCGGGTACCCGGTGCTGCTCAAGGCCAGCGCGGGCGGCGGCGGGCGCGGGCAGAAGGTCATCCGCACGCAGGAGGAACTCGCCAAGGGCTTCGCGCAGGCGCAGGAGGAAGCGCGGCTGTACTTCGGTGATCCGGCGATCATCATGGAGAAGTTCCTGGAGGAATTCCGCCACGTCGAGGTGCAGGTCATGGGCGACGGGCAGGGCCACGTCATCCACATCGGCGAGCGCGACTGCTCCATTCAGCGGCGCAACCAGAAACTGATCGAGGAGGCCCCCAGCACCCTGCCGGACACGCTGCGCCAGGAGATCCTCGCGGCGGGCGTGCGCCTCGCCAAGCACGTGAACTACGCCGGGGCGGGCACGCTGGAATTCATCGTGGACCGCGACGGGAACTACTACTTCATGGAGATGAACACCCGCATCCAGGTGGAACACTGCGTCTCCGAGGAGATCTCCGGGCTGGACTTCGTGAAGCTGCAACTGGAGATCGCCGCCGGGTACGGCCTGAAACTCCAGCAGGAGGACGTGGTCCTGCGCGGGCACGCCATCGAGTGCCGCCTGAACGCCGAGGATCCCGACAAGGACTTCCGCCCGGCCGCCGGGAAGATCGACGACGTGCACTTCGCGGGTGGCCCCGGCGTGCGCGTGGACAGCCACTGCTACACCGGCTACGTGATCCCCCCGCACTACGACAGCCTGATCGGCAAGCTGATCGTGCACCACGACACGCGCGAGCAGGCGATTGCCCGCATGAAGCGCGCGCTGGAAGAGACGGTCATCCAGGGACCGAAGACGACCATTCCGCTGTACGTGAAGATCATGGACAACCCGTTCTACAAGCGCGGGGCGGTCATGACGAACTTCCTGAAGACGCGAATGGAGATGTAA
- the accB gene encoding acetyl-CoA carboxylase biotin carboxyl carrier protein, which yields MNPNDLKQILDALTYADVREFSLRTGSFDLSLKRGPQAFAAPAPMPATGPAPVAAPMPAPAFAPMPAPAMPAPQVQDSAPAAPAQASAPAPTPAEAPAEKPASKGTPVKAPIVGTFYASSSPDAAPYVKVGDTVAAGQVLCIIEAMKLMNEIEAEQGGTIREILVKNAEPVEYGQTLFIIE from the coding sequence ATGAACCCGAACGACCTGAAACAGATTCTCGATGCCCTCACGTACGCCGACGTGCGTGAATTCAGCCTGCGCACCGGCAGCTTCGACCTGAGCCTCAAGCGCGGCCCGCAGGCCTTCGCCGCGCCCGCCCCCATGCCTGCCACCGGCCCGGCACCGGTCGCGGCCCCCATGCCCGCCCCCGCGTTCGCGCCCATGCCCGCCCCCGCCATGCCTGCCCCCCAGGTGCAGGACAGCGCCCCCGCCGCGCCCGCGCAGGCCAGCGCCCCGGCCCCCACGCCCGCCGAGGCTCCCGCCGAGAAGCCCGCCAGCAAGGGCACGCCCGTCAAGGCGCCCATCGTCGGGACCTTCTACGCCTCCAGCAGCCCCGACGCCGCCCCCTACGTGAAGGTCGGCGACACCGTCGCGGCCGGACAGGTGCTGTGCATCATCGAGGCGATGAAACTCATGAACGAGATCGAAGCCGAGCAGGGCGGCACCATTCGCGAGATCCTCGTGAAGAACGCCGAACCCGTCGAGTACGGCCAGACGCTGTTCATCATCGAATAA
- the acs gene encoding acetate--CoA ligase → MLHEHRVIEPSDDFRAQARVTREDYERRYRQSLDDPDTFWSGVAGELHWFTPWTQVLDWQPPHAQWFVGGQTNIAFNALDRNVARGLGSKAAIIWEAEDGEVRTYTYAQLLREVKKAANALRDLGVQAGDRVTLYLPLTPEAAIAMLACARIGAVHSVVFGGFSVSALADRINDAQSKVLITADAGQRRGSLVNLKANADEAARLTPSLEKILVVCRADCDAPMQEGRDVWWHDALNAASDDHDALPVDSEHPLFVLYTSGSTGKPKGVQHTTGGYMIGTYLTTQTVFDLRDDDIYWCTADVGWITGHSYSVYGPLLNGATVLMYEGAPNHPDWGRFWHLIQKHRVTILYTAPTAIRSFMRQGDAIPAAYDLSSLRLLGSVGEPINPEAWMWYYRVIGGERCPVVDTWWQTETGSIMLTTLPGAHASKPGSAGLPMFGVDPAIMTRQGEELGPDDGGLLVIKRPWPSMLRTVYGDDERYRKTYWGEIGGVYFAGDGARRDADGYVTVIGRVDDVLNVSGHRLGTMEIESALVAHPSVAEAAVVGKPDDVKGESVVAFVLPQSGFTVDPKELRAHVSREIGALARPDAIYVADALPKTRSGKIMRRFLRQIAAGKEIQGDTSTLEDPGVLDRLAATEPV, encoded by the coding sequence ATGCTCCACGAGCACCGCGTGATCGAGCCGAGTGACGACTTCCGCGCGCAGGCCCGCGTGACCCGCGAGGACTACGAGCGCCGCTACCGCCAGAGTCTCGACGACCCCGACACCTTCTGGTCCGGGGTGGCCGGGGAACTCCACTGGTTCACCCCCTGGACGCAGGTGCTCGACTGGCAGCCCCCCCACGCGCAGTGGTTCGTGGGCGGCCAGACGAACATCGCCTTCAACGCCCTGGACCGCAACGTCGCGCGCGGCCTGGGCAGCAAGGCGGCGATCATCTGGGAGGCCGAGGACGGCGAGGTCCGCACCTACACCTACGCGCAGCTGCTGCGCGAGGTGAAGAAGGCCGCGAACGCCCTGCGCGACCTGGGCGTGCAGGCCGGCGACCGCGTGACCCTGTACCTGCCCCTGACGCCCGAGGCGGCCATCGCCATGCTCGCCTGCGCCCGCATCGGCGCCGTGCACTCCGTGGTGTTCGGCGGGTTCTCGGTCAGCGCGCTGGCCGACCGCATCAACGACGCGCAGAGCAAGGTCCTGATCACCGCCGACGCCGGACAGCGGCGCGGCTCCCTGGTGAACCTCAAGGCGAACGCCGACGAGGCCGCCAGACTCACCCCCAGCCTGGAGAAGATCCTCGTGGTGTGCCGCGCCGACTGCGACGCCCCCATGCAGGAGGGCCGCGACGTCTGGTGGCACGACGCCCTGAACGCCGCCAGCGACGACCACGACGCGCTGCCCGTGGACAGCGAACACCCACTGTTCGTGCTGTACACCTCCGGCAGCACCGGCAAACCCAAGGGCGTGCAGCACACCACCGGCGGGTACATGATCGGCACGTACCTCACCACCCAGACCGTCTTCGACCTGCGGGACGACGACATCTACTGGTGCACCGCCGACGTCGGCTGGATCACCGGCCACAGCTACAGCGTGTACGGCCCCCTGCTGAACGGCGCGACCGTCCTCATGTACGAGGGCGCGCCCAACCACCCCGACTGGGGCCGCTTCTGGCACCTGATCCAGAAGCACCGCGTCACGATCCTGTACACCGCGCCCACCGCCATCCGCTCCTTCATGCGCCAGGGCGACGCCATCCCCGCCGCGTACGACCTGAGCAGCCTGCGCCTGCTCGGCTCGGTCGGGGAACCCATCAACCCCGAAGCGTGGATGTGGTACTACCGCGTGATCGGCGGCGAGCGCTGCCCCGTCGTGGACACCTGGTGGCAGACCGAGACCGGCTCCATCATGCTGACCACCCTGCCCGGCGCGCACGCCAGCAAACCCGGCAGCGCGGGCCTCCCCATGTTCGGCGTGGACCCCGCCATCATGACCCGCCAGGGCGAGGAACTCGGGCCCGACGACGGCGGCCTGCTCGTCATCAAACGCCCCTGGCCCAGCATGCTGCGCACCGTGTACGGCGACGACGAGCGCTACCGCAAGACCTACTGGGGCGAGATCGGCGGCGTGTACTTCGCCGGGGACGGCGCCCGCCGCGACGCCGACGGCTACGTCACCGTCATCGGCCGCGTGGACGACGTCCTGAACGTCAGCGGCCACCGCCTGGGCACCATGGAGATCGAATCCGCCCTCGTCGCCCACCCCAGCGTCGCCGAGGCCGCCGTGGTCGGCAAACCCGACGACGTGAAGGGCGAGAGCGTCGTCGCGTTCGTGCTCCCCCAGAGCGGCTTTACGGTTGACCCGAAAGAACTGCGCGCCCACGTCAGCCGCGAGATCGGCGCGCTCGCCCGCCCCGACGCCATCTACGTCGCCGACGCGCTCCCCAAGACCCGCAGCGGGAAGATCATGCGCCGCTTCCTCAGGCAGATCGCCGCGGGCAAGGAGATCCAGGGCGACACCAGCACCCTGGAAGACCCCGGCGTGCTCGACCGGCTGGCCGCGACGGAACCCGTGTAA
- a CDS encoding 50S ribosomal protein L25/general stress protein Ctc, translating to MELNAKPRKSQEKLAEGLIPAVAYNKEKNVSFSLDKKAFDRAFRQTSTTGLFDITIEGGETFPALVKTVQMDKRKRTPIHVDFYMVTYGEPVEVNVPVHTKGKSQGEVMGGLVDIVVHNLSIIAPGPRRIPQELVVDVTKLNIGDHVTAGQVKLPDGVKLAGDAEQVVISVLPPRLSEGEAAAEQQAAQVAGLVAAGEISEEAAAAILEGDATVEEAKADAASETEGDAESTEEKSEE from the coding sequence ATGGAACTGAACGCCAAACCCCGCAAGAGCCAGGAAAAGCTCGCTGAAGGCCTGATCCCCGCCGTCGCCTACAACAAGGAGAAGAACGTCTCCTTCAGCCTCGACAAGAAGGCCTTCGACCGCGCCTTCCGTCAGACCAGCACCACCGGTCTGTTCGACATCACCATCGAGGGCGGCGAGACCTTCCCCGCGCTGGTCAAGACCGTGCAGATGGACAAGCGCAAGCGCACCCCCATCCACGTGGACTTCTACATGGTCACCTACGGTGAACCTGTCGAAGTGAACGTCCCCGTGCACACCAAGGGCAAGAGCCAGGGCGAAGTCATGGGCGGCCTCGTGGACATCGTCGTCCATAACCTCAGCATCATCGCCCCCGGCCCCCGCCGCATCCCCCAGGAACTCGTCGTGGACGTCACCAAGCTGAACATCGGTGATCACGTCACCGCCGGTCAGGTCAAGCTGCCCGACGGCGTGAAGCTCGCCGGTGACGCCGAGCAGGTCGTCATCAGCGTCCTGCCGCCCCGCCTCAGCGAAGGCGAAGCCGCCGCCGAGCAGCAGGCTGCCCAGGTGGCCGGTCTGGTCGCCGCGGGCGAGATCAGCGAGGAAGCCGCTGCCGCCATCCTGGAAGGCGACGCCACCGTCGAGGAAGCCAAGGCCGACGCCGCCAGCGAGACCGAAGGCGACGCCGAGAGCACCGAAGAGAAGAGCGAAGAGTAA
- a CDS encoding class I SAM-dependent methyltransferase — translation MGARDALLSRLCGRSWPEGLLLDALSLSPALDVLDVGAGDGRLVRELARRGHAGRVVGVDPTPGLGVQRASAEALPFPDASVDVVLFARVLAHLPDQARALAEARRVLRPGGQVWGAAHGPAHLRATWAALGQPLAPGDTPPEPALTVKCPITVTGDDARFLLGTYGQAADMPGPLFPVQDAAQLLIWSLAP, via the coding sequence TTGGGGGCGCGGGACGCGCTGCTCTCGCGCCTGTGTGGGCGCTCATGGCCGGAGGGGCTGCTGCTGGACGCGCTGAGTCTCTCCCCTGCCCTGGACGTGCTGGATGTGGGCGCGGGGGACGGCCGGCTGGTGCGTGAACTGGCGCGGCGGGGGCACGCGGGCCGGGTGGTGGGCGTCGATCCCACGCCGGGGTTGGGGGTGCAGCGTGCATCGGCGGAGGCGCTCCCGTTCCCGGACGCGAGTGTCGACGTGGTGCTGTTCGCACGGGTCCTGGCGCACCTGCCCGATCAGGCACGGGCGCTGGCCGAGGCGCGGCGCGTACTGCGGCCCGGCGGACAGGTCTGGGGCGCCGCGCACGGCCCGGCACACCTGCGGGCCACCTGGGCGGCCCTGGGCCAGCCCCTCGCGCCGGGAGACACGCCGCCCGAACCCGCGTTGACCGTCAAGTGCCCCATCACGGTGACCGGTGACGATGCCCGCTTCCTGCTGGGCACGTACGGGCAGGCGGCCGACATGCCCGGTCCCCTCTTCCCCGTTCAGGACGCCGCGCAGTTGCTGATCTGGTCGCTGGCCCCGTGA
- the efp gene encoding elongation factor P, translated as MISVTELRNGTKVEMDGGLWECLEYSHLKMGRGGAKVVTKFRNMESGSIVDRTFNSGEKLQDIYVEGKKMQYLYPDGEDFVFMDLDTFDQITLGKGLVSDAAKFMKENTEVEVAMYGEKPLSITLPNQVILKIVQTDPGVRGDTVSGGTKPATLETGAVVQVPLFVEQDTNVKVDTRTGQYLSRA; from the coding sequence ATGATCAGTGTGACTGAACTGCGTAACGGCACCAAAGTGGAGATGGACGGCGGCCTGTGGGAGTGCCTGGAGTACTCGCACCTGAAGATGGGCCGTGGCGGCGCGAAGGTCGTCACGAAGTTCCGCAACATGGAAAGCGGCTCGATCGTGGACCGCACCTTCAACAGCGGTGAGAAGCTGCAGGACATCTACGTGGAAGGCAAGAAGATGCAGTACCTCTACCCCGACGGTGAGGACTTCGTGTTCATGGACCTGGACACCTTCGACCAGATCACGCTGGGCAAGGGCCTCGTCAGCGACGCCGCGAAGTTCATGAAGGAGAACACCGAGGTGGAAGTCGCGATGTACGGCGAGAAGCCCCTGAGCATCACGCTGCCCAACCAGGTCATCCTGAAGATCGTGCAGACCGACCCCGGCGTGCGCGGCGACACGGTGTCGGGCGGCACGAAGCCCGCCACGCTGGAAACCGGCGCGGTGGTGCAGGTGCCCCTGTTCGTGGAGCAGGACACGAACGTGAAGGTGGACACCCGCACGGGTCAGTACCTCAGCCGCGCGTAA
- a CDS encoding YgfZ/GcvT domain-containing protein — translation MWTRIPSSSLRVTGADRVDFVHGQMTNNLRGAPTPGLVPCAFLNVRGQIEQFARVYKREQDVYLHLDEGQAGALAARLRRYIIFDQVEVQDVSDELRSVHVWPGAQLPGWQADGGDAQTFTLAGSTVLAGRVNRTGTPGVDLHYLARHEAEVLAALPGAAVPLTELDAARVQAGIPDVTRDALTGTLPQEVGLDLGGPLPAISYRKGCYVGQEIMARLEARGNARYHLVRLTGEGPWEAGAEVSADGKVVGQAGLHAGPGSVARVRKELAEGAAVQVAGQPATVHLAAQQGTHA, via the coding sequence ATGTGGACCCGGATTCCTTCCAGCAGCCTGCGCGTGACCGGCGCCGACCGTGTGGATTTCGTACACGGTCAGATGACCAACAACCTGCGCGGCGCCCCCACGCCCGGACTCGTGCCCTGCGCGTTCCTGAACGTGCGCGGCCAGATCGAACAGTTCGCCCGCGTCTACAAGCGCGAGCAGGACGTCTACCTGCATCTCGATGAAGGTCAGGCCGGGGCGCTGGCCGCGCGGCTGCGGCGCTACATCATCTTCGATCAGGTGGAGGTGCAGGACGTCAGCGACGAGCTGCGCAGCGTGCATGTCTGGCCCGGTGCACAGCTGCCCGGCTGGCAGGCGGATGGCGGCGACGCGCAGACGTTCACGCTGGCAGGGAGCACGGTCCTGGCGGGCCGCGTGAACCGCACGGGCACGCCCGGCGTGGACCTGCACTACCTGGCCCGGCATGAGGCCGAGGTGCTGGCCGCCCTGCCCGGCGCTGCCGTGCCGCTGACCGAGCTGGACGCCGCGCGGGTCCAGGCCGGGATTCCGGACGTCACCCGCGACGCCCTGACCGGCACCCTCCCGCAGGAGGTGGGTCTGGATCTGGGCGGCCCGCTGCCCGCTATCAGTTACCGCAAGGGCTGTTACGTGGGGCAGGAGATCATGGCGCGCCTGGAGGCGAGGGGCAACGCCCGCTACCACCTCGTGCGCCTGACAGGTGAAGGCCCGTGGGAGGCCGGGGCCGAGGTCAGTGCGGACGGCAAGGTGGTCGGACAGGCCGGCCTGCACGCCGGGCCGGGCAGCGTGGCCCGGGTGCGTAAGGAACTTGCCGAGGGGGCAGCGGTGCAGGTGGCCGGGCAGCCCGCCACCGTCCACCTCGCTGCCCAGCAGGGCACGCATGCTTGA